CCACCCTTCCCGCGGGCTGGGGAAAAAGTTCCTCGAAAGGCTCAGCCTTCTGGCAGGCGAACAGAACCTGTCCCTGCTTCAGGCGCTGCAAAATAATATTGAGGATAAAGAGCTCAATAAAAAAGGAGCTGCGGATTTCCTGGCTCTGGTTGAAGAGCTGAAAACAGATGCCCAGACAAATTCCATTTCTGATCTGGTCAAGATCATACTCGATAAAAGCGGACTATCCGAACTCTACCGAAAAGACGGCGATGAGGACAGGCTGGAAAATATAAAAGAGCTGGTAAGCTCCATGCTGCTGCTGGAAAAAGAAAACAACGGCCCTGTAAATATTGTCGAATACCTGCAGGAAATTGCACTCTATACCGATCTGGACAAAGACACGGAAAATCAGGATAAGGTACGCCTGATGACCATCCACATCTCCAAAGGGCTTGAATTTCCCTATGTGTTCCTATGCGGTTTTACCGAAGGGGTCCTGCCAAGCGCCCTTTCCATAAAGGAAAGACGAAAACGTGCTATTGAAGAGGAAAGAAGACTGATGTACGTTGCCGTTACAAGAGCCGAGAAAAGGTTTTACATGACCGATTCGGAAGGCTTTAATTTCACCACAGGGCTGAGCAAGTACCCTTCAAGGTTCCTCTTTGAAATCAAGGAAGAATTTTATGTGCGTAAAGGAAAACTGTCAGCAGAAATCCTCCAGGCGGCGCAGTCATCGGCGGCGGCTTCAAAAAACAGTGAAGATACCGAGTTCATTGAAGGGGATCTTGTAATGCATCCTGTCTGGAACAAAGGGAAAGTGCTTGCCGTAGATAGGGAGAAAAACCAGTACACTGTGCATTTTTTTGAAATGGGAAAAGAGAAACCCATTGACTTTTCGTTTCGTTTCCTAACTGCCGCATCAGATGTTGAGCTGGAAGGTTCTTCCCCTGCTGCACTTTTAAATATCCACGAAAACTTAAAAAATGCTCCTGATCCATTTGCAGACCAGGAGCAGCAGAACGGCTTTGCTGAAAATGAGGATAGCCGTATTTTTAATGATAAAAATACAGACAGTAAAAAGGAAGAATGGTAAAAACCGGCTCATCAGAGCGGTATTGCTGTATCGGTACTTAAATCATTTTTTATACAAAAGCCCATTGTTTCAAACAGCAATGGGCTTTGTCTTGTATCGGCGTATAATAGGCAGTACCTGAAACTTTCCATCACAGGCATGCGTTTTCATCGGAGTATAACTTAAACTATAACGCCTTAAAGCTGCATTTTAGTATGCCGCATCCTATTTTACTCCTTGGTATTCTCCATACCGCTGATAATTTTAGCCACTTCAGTTTCGGTCGATTTTAGTTTTGCCTGGCAGAACTCTATCAGTTCAGATGCCCTTTTTACTTTGGCAGCCAGTTCATCCACAGAGATGGTTTCGTCTTCCATCTCTTTGGCGATCAGGGCCAGCTCTTTGGCTGCAGCCTCATAAGTCAGTGTGTTTTCCATCATATTCTATTTTTTCGTTGACCGTACTTTTCAGTACGGCATCTTTTGTTACTATTTCAATCTCTTCGCCTTCCTTTATGCTCCCTGCTCCGTTTACAATTTTATTGTTTTTTCGGATCACGGCATATCCTCTGCTGAGCACATTCTGCGGGGAGAGCAGCTTTATAGTTTTATGGTGGTCCTCCAATTGGAGTCTGCGGCTTCGCAGGTACTGGCTGGTAAAGATCTTCAGGTTCGCTTTTAAATGCTGAAGATTGCTGTTTTCCTGCTGGATGATGCTCTGTGGTCGCTGCAGTGTTTTCTGCGCAGTCAGCAGCAGGTTTTGCTTTTTCTCCGCCAGTATGTCCCTGCTGGTCCGGACAATATGCTGATGGGTAAGCATGAGTTCTTCTTTCTGCACGGCAATCAGTTGTTTCGCATTATGGGTAACCGTGCTTTTAAGTCCGCTGAGTTCTTTATAATACCCAAGGAAAAGCTGCTGCGATTTAATAACTATTATCCTTTGCAGTGACAGTATATGCTGCTCGAAACTGCGGTTGTGCGCTATGATAAACTCCGCCGCCTTGGTTGGTGTTTTGGTATGGGTATGGGCCATCAGGTCGGTAATGCTGACATTTTTCTGGTGCCCGATGCCGGTTATCACAGGGATCGGGAATTTTGCCACTGCCCTTCCGATATTGTAATTGTCGAAAATCAAAAAATCAGACTGCGATCCGCCTCCCCTTGTGATGACAATGGCATCATAAGCAATTCCAGTGTTGTAGACATCAATAAGCTTGTTTAGGAACAGTTTGGCATTATTGTCCCCCTGAACAACGGTATGATAATCATCAATCTGAAAAACATAGCCAAAATCGTTATGCTGCATCGTATGGCGGAAATCCTCATTTCCGGCAGAACTGCTTGAGGAAATCACCGCAACCCTCTGAATTATCGCAGGAAGCTTCAGACGGCTGTTCAGCGTGGAGTAAAACTCTCCTTCTTTCTGTATGAAATCATTCTCTTTAACAAGCCTTGCAAGAGTGGCGTTGCGCTGCTGTTCCAGAATGCCGAGCATGAAATTGCTGTCGATATCCAGAAGGTTTACCGAAAGACCGTACAGCGGATGGAAATCCACGCTAACCTGAACAAGAACATGAAGATTGTTGGTAAAACGCTGTCCGGTGCTGTTTTCAAAATCAAGGATCTTTAGTGCTCCTGCTCCCCAGCTCTTGCCCATTATTTTAGCAGTGATCGTACTGCCTTTCTCTGATTT
The sequence above is a segment of the Flavobacterium sp. genome. Coding sequences within it:
- the xseB gene encoding exodeoxyribonuclease VII small subunit, which produces MENTLTYEAAAKELALIAKEMEDETISVDELAAKVKRASELIEFCQAKLKSTETEVAKIISGMENTKE
- the xseA gene encoding exodeoxyribonuclease VII large subunit, which codes for MGPDQHIRLSQLTGQIQDTIHSRFKGQTYWVVADITNHSFKADKKIHYFELVEKSEKGSTITAKIMGKSWGAGALKILDFENSTGQRFTNNLHVLVQVSVDFHPLYGLSVNLLDIDSNFMLGILEQQRNATLARLVKENDFIQKEGEFYSTLNSRLKLPAIIQRVAVISSSSSAGNEDFRHTMQHNDFGYVFQIDDYHTVVQGDNNAKLFLNKLIDVYNTGIAYDAIVITRGGGSQSDFLIFDNYNIGRAVAKFPIPVITGIGHQKNVSITDLMAHTHTKTPTKAAEFIIAHNRSFEQHILSLQRIIVIKSQQLFLGYYKELSGLKSTVTHNAKQLIAVQKEELMLTHQHIVRTSRDILAEKKQNLLLTAQKTLQRPQSIIQQENSNLQHLKANLKIFTSQYLRSRRLQLEDHHKTIKLLSPQNVLSRGYAVIRKNNKIVNGAGSIKEGEEIEIVTKDAVLKSTVNEKIEYDGKHTDL